One Dysidea avara chromosome 8, odDysAvar1.4, whole genome shotgun sequence genomic window, CCTGCCATGAGTACACAACACAACAGTGCACTAATTGAAACAATGTGAAAACCACTAGTAGACAAATTAAGTTGTTGGCACCCCAGCTGcacaaattaaaaaaattaatgttggCTATATGACAAGATGTACAATCAATTTGTGACaaataacaaacacacacacacacacacacacacacacacactcacacacacacacacacacacacacactcacacacacacacacacacacacacacacacacacacacacacacacacacacacacacacacacacacacacacacacacacacactcacactacacaTACCGTAGATTGGTGTTTGTTGTGGGTGGACTTCAAGTTATTAGTGATAGCCACACTAAGATCATCAGTGAGAGAGAATATTGGCTCAAAGTCAGCCATGTACTGCTGAAAGTAAGCTGTAACAAAATGGTACATTTGTACACAGTACCAAACaccatatacacacatacacatattacactacacacatattacactacacacatattacactacacacgtatgcatacactacacacgtatgcatacactacacacatatgcatgcacacacacagtacaataaCTTACCAAGTAGCTCCGAATGACTCAAAGTGCtgcataaaataaaataaaaataacaaatgcttatacactactataacaatCACGTTATTCTTATTTTTAACAAATTCAAACTATACAGGCTGTTGTATCAGACCTGTATATGGAATAAATAATTACTCCAAGGAGATTTTGGATTAGAACTTGGGTCATACAGTAGGACCAACAGTTCACAACAAGTAAGGGAGTGAGTATCGTTACGCCACAAatattcatttattgcatcatgtgattagtgTTTACGCAATAATTAAAATGACTGTAGCATGTGCTAAGGCCCATTGCCTTGTAATAAGATGAAATTCATTACAGTTTTGTGAATATTATTAAAGAAGACTTCCACTAAAGTAAGTAGTGTAGTTTAGAACCTTTATTCACCAAGATTCAGGTGCTTTGcacaaaactttggcagtataTATCATTTCTGGTTTTAGCATGGTATGTTAGAGTATTAGTACAACTTTCTGCGTCAGTTTTTTCTAGTACACTAGTGAGGGAGACCTCTGTATTTTCGTAAAATAAACGACTGGTATTTGTAGTAGGGCCGCATGTCAAGAAAAAAAAGGTTTTTGTACCGTCTATCAAAGTTACAGTAGGTTTTAGACCATTTTGCTGTGGCCAAAGACTTCATAATGCCATAGCCATATTAATTTTCAGTCTGGCGTAGGCTGGAGGTTTGTTGATCACTCCCTGCTTATGCTACTAAAGAATAGATTTCTCGATTTACCTTGCCGTAATATGCAATGAACTTTGTGTAAACTGATGCCGAAAGGATTTTTGCATGCTTGTACAATCGGTTCTCTAGCAACGCTGGTCAATCTACAATGGCCATACAGACCAGCATGTAGATAGAGGAAAGCTGGTCTACAATCTGGTTGTGTTCACTTTAGCGTAGTTCTCCAAATctgtttataactgaattttaaaaatatccttcAAACCAGAAATTGTGAGGTAACTGCCACCTTAATTGCCAATTATCGTCCAACTCAGTTGTCAGACAAGGTTCTTTATTTTCACTTGAACCTGTCTGTTCTTGTCTATAAAATTTTCTGATAAGTGACTGTATTAGGCAGGTTACACTGAGTAATACAATTTTCAAGTTGGctagtttagacaggtgacgtCAATAGGCAGTGAGTGAACAGGTTTCCACATATATAACTATCAAATTTTCACTGAACAAACTCACTTGGTTTTTTCAGTGTCAATCAAATGGAACAACTCCTCTAGTTCTTCACTGGTCATGATCCCGTCAGAAAAGAATTCCTGAAATTCTTTCAAAGACAGAGAACCACTATCCGTGTACATCAATAGTTGATCACCACCGAGTTGATGTCATGGTTTACCATTCTTATCAGCTCTTCTGGATATctgcaaaagaaaaaaaatgtttGTAGACAATTGCAAATGCACATTACTTAAGCACCAGAATTTAATACATCATACAAATGATTACATAATTATTGCGACTGTCtatgggaaaaccggtcttatcacccatttaaAAGTACCGAGAAATGTATTCAGGGTGTAGctatgcataccaaattttcacaacGTTTTACAGCAATTTCTTAACTTCCAGATCacccactgaagaagtagccaacagctaagtttccggccattttagatagtttttaaactgaggttgtctgtatcaggcaagctccagaagggtgggaggcaggggccctGGAAGATggacaagatggtgttcaaaaattgaaaaggaacgtgttgaaatgaattaggccaagttatgggccattcagggctcagaactggctaaaatgaaaggaaatttacagcacaggtctttgtCCAACatcatggagctgtacagccacctcctggttggccagggttccatcaagactccagaccacttgtacggcTTGCCATTGTGctttaaaaagcagccagcaaaagcagaccactatactctggtcaactgtgacagtgaaatttgagtGATAATGcatttcgcagatccagtcacaattacatgttgctatggaattaataatttaaaatagACACACAAAAGAAGTGTCAGCACAGCTATTAAGTTTTCTCTATCACATTTTTTTTATGTGGCCTTTAGCAATCACCCATGGCTAAAGTTCTATATGGAACATTTTCAATACAAGTCATGCCTGATTGCCTACTAGCAGTGTTTTCTTAATCAAATGTGCTGTGTGACAAAAGAAGTAAAGGGAAAGAGTAGCTTTGTGACGTGTAATCCCTAGCAAGCACATAATACCCTCCTCACTCACTTCAGTGCACATTTTATGACCAATACTGTAAACAATTCTGTGTCACGTGATCCAATTGCATAATGGGTTGTTGCATAGATAGCCCGATTATCAATCACCCTCAACAATAACTGATTGAATAATCAATTATTGCATAACCGATTCACAGTCTACGCTACAGTACATTATTCAGCTACTGTTGGACTAGGAAATGGATGGTCTAGTAGCCTATGATTTCATCATTGATGCAGTTTTGCTAACACACAGAAAAGCTGGGAGGACATGCTTCCATATCCAAGCCACATTACAACCTAACAGTTTCCTGTTGTAGCtgcatttttatttatttatttattgacaTGTCCATACCATACTGGGTATCCCTATTAAATACTGGGTATCCCTATTAAATACTGGGTATCCCTATTAAATACTGGGTATCCCTATTAAATACTGGGTATCCCTATTAAATACTGGGTATCCCTATTAAATACTGGGTATCCCGTTGCCCTACATGCACCACTCCAGCAAAGGGGTCTCACACTGGAAATCGCATACAAGATTTCATAATTTTCAAGGTGACTTCTGTCCACATTCCCTCAGCCCTAGTCTCATGTCCAGACCTTAACGTTTTCATCAGCTCCCAGTCTCACGCAACCTCTAAAAAGAGTAGCAGCCACGACCAAACCAGTTAATTTAGCAATTCAAATTATCAAATTTCAATGTACTATTTTTTTTGGCGCCTGCCCCATACAAACGAAAGTGGTCTGGCTAATCAGCTGGGTCATCTGCACTACGCGATGATAATTTAGTGCCACTCGTGACTTTATACCAGCTTTTATCCAATGTGAATACAGGTTGGAACATAATACCAAATAACTTCCCAGGGACGGCGTTATTTAGACCACAAATCAGAAATAATAATATACGTATACACAAACACTTACGTCTTCTACGATATCCTTCACCTTTAACGCGTGGTGATCACTTTCAGCCATGGCGCACTTTGTCCTTTCAGTCCCTCACGTGGCTTAACGTATAGCGGACTTCCGGATACTAGAATATTACGTTGCCCGAGGACTCATGATCACATGTTTATTATACTTTTGTTTGTTGTACATCAATCGTGATGGTTTCTCTTATTTTCAGCAGTAGACTAAAATATCAGTCATTTGTTCAGTAAAGAAATTGGAAGCTACATTTAGGGATTGTGCTGTATAACTaccatcaagagtaaataatagagaagagagtatccaactgccatataccatATCAAAAATGATCCTGTAAAGTCCACCCTGCTTGTTGAACAATTTCAAAGAAGGTGTTAAATTAGTCTAGTAACAAGTGGTGCGCACACAGGCTTTGTATTGTGTGTAAGTGTTGAAGGTGATGATTACTAGATATGAACACTTCTATGATACCCTAAATTTTACTGAAATATGCAGAAAGACTTAACAGGATCATTTTTGATAcggtatatggcagttggatactctcttctctattatttactcttgctaccATATAGTCAGGAGGAAGGCTGTTTCAGCTATCCACAgctatttttgtaaaaaaatatgcTCATTCTGAGTTTAAAAGTTAGCAAAATCAATTTCATTGAATAAACAAGATACAATGAAAACTGGTTACATTACATGTTCAGCCAGGAAGCAAACAATTTTTCTGCCAATCTGTTAAAGGTGAGTCTTGATAGCTATATGGTTAATTAAACTACTCTTTAGCCAAACATTGGTTTGTAATTAGTTAAGCccaatagcaagagttaattattaactcttgccaaTAGGGTATACATAAATGTTCTGAGTAAGGCAAAAAGTATAATGGGTATCTTGTAAGCCAGCAAAGTGTCCAGTATTACTCCATGCTGGATCTTTTCAACGCTTAATTTCACAATGCATGTTGATCAAAAATGTAGTGTGGTCCCCAGATAGTGTTGTCATACTCATTCACAAATGAATAAGTAATGAAATTTCTTGTGAATAGCTAGTCAGGGTTGAATTAGTTTTGGAGATCACAGATGTATCACATGATGCATGGACATAGCTAGTCACAGGAGCTCATGAGCACCGCAATGCACCTTCAGCACTTAATAGCTCCTGATAGTCGTCATCAATGAGTACCAATATCACTAGAATATCATAATTATACACTCACCATATCCCATATATGTAGCAGTAAATAACATTTAGTCTCATTGCCACTTGTCAACCCAAGCCAATAATAACCTGTCTGATCAGTAACATGTTGGCTGTTGAATATCCTGAAAGCATCACGAATCACGTGAAAGTCAATCGATATCAGCAAATTACAAGATAGCAGAACTATCAACTTCAATTGGATAGATATGCTGTCATAGTAAAGGGACCAAGCACAAGCACCGACACCACTACATGAAGATTAAACTATACAGTTGTTAAAATCCAGGCACCCTGTTAGTGTCTTAGGTTGCAATTACCTTGTAAAATCTTAGGAGAATAATATCCTCAGATCCTGTATAGAACATATGTCATCTTTGGTAGCAGCCGTGCATGCAGCACAGATTACCCATCATGTAGTGTACCTGTATAGTGATTATGGGCTTTTATGATGTACTGATAGAACTGTCCATGCAATTGACATCACTGCTCCAGTGAACCAAAACTTTGACCAGCTAGTTCTGATAGTGAATTATTCTTGATGCTGGCATGCCATCAGCATGCACAGCAATAATTTAATCAATTATTGTATTGCAATCTTATAACTACATGCATGTTGCCTTCTTTGCAAATCCCTATTGGGATACTGActaaaaatataataatatattttaaTGTAACTGTATAACACACAACATTGCAGTAGCTACCCATAACAAGTAACTGCCCAGCAATAGTCCACCACAACACCAGAACATCACATTGTTTCAACCAGTCTTGACAATGTCAGTACAGAACCTGAATGAGCACAGAAGGCAATTACACCATACATAGCTAGTAATGAAGCTATAACTATAATCCTCTCAGCGCCATAACACTAAGTAGTAGCTATTACACATAGAACCCATATACTTACATTTGATAAAATTATATGCACCATAAGGAGGCATTCTTTTTTTAAAGGTAAAGTTGTACTGGTAAAGGTAGAGTCCGAAAATGACAAATCCCCGACTAttgtagtatgttacccttagtgtcccatcactaataccaccaGTGTTAGAACTTAAGGATTTGGTGGCATCAACTCTACCTGAGTTTGGTGTTACTATGGCAAGGTGTTTTACAATGTCCTTGGAAAATGACCATGATGATGTTGGCTTCTTTTTGGGGGTCTCACCGttgttgtcagcaaaaacaTCCAGGAGACTGCTATCCATATCGTCATTAATACTACTTGTGTGgtggagaaaaaatgtaaataatatTTAAATACTGTAGTAACTAGTGGTAATTATTATGATATGTATTCAGAGGTAAATGGTGAGAGAGATGATGGTAGACGGAACTCTGTGACATTGTTCAGAATTCCAAGAGACTCTGACAATAGTACTGttaatagtcaggtaactaagaacttaacACTAGTCACGATGCATTTCTGCTTTGACAGCTTTCTCAGGTGACATGTTATTAGGTCACAAGGATGGAGAAAAGAGTGTATGGAGCTGTATGTATAATGTTAACGTAAGCGGAGAACAATTTATTGCTTACCTTGTCATGTTAACCAAATATGGTTTTATTTTAGTGGGGTAGTTAGTTGCTGCAGTGATTTAAAGCTTTGGACAGAACTGGTGACAAAATATTTTATGTTGAAAAGtgttaaaataaaaattatatttgTAGAATACCTTAAATAAAGCAGCAGCGTGCGTGTATTTGTGGTTAGgttggggttatccaaggggtTTTCCAGCGGCGTCACAATAATTAGTTTATTTCGACAAAGCAGGTGGTTATTGTAGAATGCTAAAAGGAGGAACTTTATAATAAATAAAAGGTAAAACTCGTATTCACTATACCTCTTCAGGAGAATACGAAGTTTGGTAGTTTGATATAAAGGTACTTGAAGTCTTGTAGTAGTCTTAGCTCAAAATGAAGCAGCTTAAATGGTTGTTTAAACTATGTAAATGTGCTAGGGTGGCCAATGAGAATTTATGCAGTTAAAAAGTGTAGTCAGTGGCTTGAGGCTGGAGAGAGAGAATTGTTTAACACAAACTGTGAGAACTGGCACCATGCAAACTGTGAAATTGCATACCCTGTTGATGAGAGACGCatggattttaatatctcacatGATTATTTGatcatatttttttcttttatttatttcatGTGCTCCAAACAAGACGTCCAGAGTTCCCAGATTGAGAGTGTGGTTTCAAGTGTTGCTGGTCTACCAAACCATGCATATAAGTAAGTAAACCTTTGCTGTGTTTCAAGTAGGCCGATTTGCTGTGAATGGGTAAAgcaaaattttcatttgaggtGCTTTACTAGCCAAGGAAAGAGAAGTCAATCCTATCACATATGATGGTACTGTAATGAAGCTGTATGTACAAGCATTCTATGCACCAAGTTATATAATTAGAAAGAGCTACAACTTTTCTAACTGTCTGGCTGGCAGATGTGAAATTTAGTGCAAAGATCTTCAATTAC contains:
- the LOC136263930 gene encoding N-terminal EF-hand calcium-binding protein 1-like isoform X7 — protein: MAESDHHALKVKDIVEDISRRADKNDSGSLSLKEFQEFFSDGIMTSEELEELFHLIDTEKTNTLSHSELLAYFQQYMADFEPIFSLTDDLSVAITNNLKSTHNKHQSTEMTKIEKFATRFLIKEALEHVSVASKPLESANDHLTELGLNECSANHLPIVVDTADTKTKVKWHKKYHHLVSGESETTPSAMRRNSNILF
- the LOC136263930 gene encoding N-terminal EF-hand calcium-binding protein 1-like isoform X6, coding for MAESDHHALKVKDIVEDISRRADKNDSGSLSLKEFQEFFSDGIMTSEELEELFHLIDTEKTNTLSHSELLAYFQQYMADFEPIFSLTDDLSVAITNNLKSTHNKHQSTEMTKIEKFATRFLIKEALEHVSVASKPLESANDHLTELGLNECSANHLPIVVDTADTKTKVKWHKKYHHLVSGESAVAASGGVVYNDQFGSEMDRLSTLIDQLEGKC